A window of Streptomyces sp. Je 1-332 genomic DNA:
GCAGGCCGGCCCATCGGGTATCCGTGGCGGAGGCCCTGCAGCACGTCGCCGGTTACACGATCGCCAACGACCTCACCGACCGGGCCACGGTCTTCCGCCGGGACATGCCGCAGATCGGCACGGACTGGCTGCGCAGCAAGAACGCGCCCGGCTTCACGCCGCTCGGCCCCTGGATCGTGCCCGCCGCGTCGATCGCGGACCCCGGCGACCTGCGGCTGCTGCTCAGGCTGAACGGAGAGACCATGCAGGACGAGTCCACCAAGGACATGATCTTCGACGTCGCCCGCATGGTGTCCTACGCCTCCCAGGCCGCGCGCCTGCTCCCCGGCGACCTGGTGCTGACCGGGTCCCCGGCCGGCAACGGCATGCACTGGGGCCGGCTGCTGCGCGACGGCGACGTCATGGAGGGCTCCATCACCGGGCTCGGCGGCCAGCGCACCCGTTGCGTGGCGGAGACGACGCGGTGAATCCGGACCGCCACGACCCCGAGGGCTCCATCGCGCGAACCGCCAAGGCGGTCTCCAACTGGGGCCGTTGGGGCGAGGACGACGTCCTCGGCACACTGAACTTTCTCGACGAGGCCAAGCGCCGCGAAGGCGCCGCACTGGTCCGGCGAGGTGTGAGCTTCTCCCTCTCCCAGGCCTTCGACATCAACGGCCCGCAGAAGGGCTGGCGGCGGCGCACCAACCCCGTCCACACCATGCTGGACACCGGCACCGACGCGGCCCTCGGCAACCAGGGGCTCCCGCACGGCATCGGCGGCGCGGACGACGTGATCGCCATGCCGCTCCAGTGCTCCACCCAGTGGGACGGCCTCGGCCACATCTTCGACCACGGCAAGGCGTGGAACGGACGCGCCGCCGAGAAGGTCGTCACCTCCGACGGCGATCGGGTCACCGGCGTCGAGCACATGGCTCCGCACGTCGCCGGCCGGGGCGTGCTCCTGGACGTCGGCCGGGTTCTCGGCGCGGACGGCGAGCTGCCCGACGGCTTCGCCATCACCGGGGAGCAGCTGACGGCGACCGCCGAGGCCCAGGGCGTGCGGGTGGGCCGCGGCGACATCGCGCTGGTGCGCACCGGGCAGCTCGCCCGGGTGCGCCGCGACGGCTGGGGCGACTACGCGGGCGGCCCGGCCCCCGGTCTCTCCTTCACCGCCGCAGGCTGGCTGCACGGCTGCGAGATCGCCGCGATCGCGACCGACACGTGGGGGTTCGAGGTGCGGCCCAGCGAGTTCGAGCACGCCTTCCAGCCGCTGCACCAGGTCGCCATCCCCCACATCGGTCTGCTCATCGGCGAGATGTGGGACCTGGACGCGCTCGCCGATGACTGCGCCACCGACGGCGTGTACGAGTTCTGGCTCACCGCAGCGCCCCTGCCCATCACCGGCGCGGTCGGCTCGCCCGTCAACCCGCTCGCCGTCAAGTAACTCCGCGCCGTCACATAGTCCCGCGCCGTCAAGTAGCCCCAGAAGCAAGGAACTTCCCATGACTCAACCCCGCAGTGTCCTGGTCGTCGGCGGCGGCGCCGCCGGTAACGCCGTCACGATCCTGCTGCGTCGCGCCGGTATCGCGGTGGACCTGGTCGAGGCCAAGGACGACTGGAACGCCACCGCAGGCTCCGGCATCACCCTCCAGGGCAACGCCCTGCGCGTGCTGCGCGAACTCGGCGTGTGGGACCAGGTCGAGGCGTCCGGCTTCGGCTTCGGCTCCGTCGGCATCGTCTCGCCGGACGGTGCCGTGCTGCACGCCGCCGACGACCTGCGCACCGGCGGCGACGACCTGCCCGCCACCGTCGGCATCCAGCGCCCTCACCTTCAGCAGATCCTGATCGGGGCCGTGCGCTCCGGCGGCGCATCCGTCCGCCTGGGCACCACTGCCAGGTCCCTGGACCAGGACGCGGACGGCGTCCTGGTCCGCCTCAGCGACGGCTCCGAACAGCGCTACGACCTGGTGATCGCCGCCGACGGCCTGGGTTCCGCCACCCGCGCGGCGATCGGCATCGCGGCCGTTCCCGAGCCCACCGGCATGGCCATCTGGCGGGTCGCCGCCCCGCGCCCCGCCGGCGTCACGCGCGCCGACCTGGCCTACGGCGGCCCGGCCTACATCGCCGGTTACTGCCCCACCAGCGACACCACCCTGTACGCCTTCGTCGTCGAGGCCAACCGCGACCGCGCCGCGATACCTGCCGAGTCCTACGCCGACGAGATGCGCCGCCTGACTTCCGCCTACGGCGGCTTCTGGCCGGAGATCACCCAGCACATCACCGACCCCGCGCGGGTCAACTACACGTGGTTCGACCGGATGCTCGTCGAGGGTTCCTGGCATCGCGGACGGGTCGTGCTCATCGGCGACGCGGCCCACTGCTGCCCGCCCACCCTCGCGCAGGGCGCCGCCCTCTCGCTGGAGGACGCCTGGGTAC
This region includes:
- a CDS encoding FAD-dependent oxidoreductase; protein product: MTQPRSVLVVGGGAAGNAVTILLRRAGIAVDLVEAKDDWNATAGSGITLQGNALRVLRELGVWDQVEASGFGFGSVGIVSPDGAVLHAADDLRTGGDDLPATVGIQRPHLQQILIGAVRSGGASVRLGTTARSLDQDADGVLVRLSDGSEQRYDLVIAADGLGSATRAAIGIAAVPEPTGMAIWRVAAPRPAGVTRADLAYGGPAYIAGYCPTSDTTLYAFVVEANRDRAAIPAESYADEMRRLTSAYGGFWPEITQHITDPARVNYTWFDRMLVEGSWHRGRVVLIGDAAHCCPPTLAQGAALSLEDAWVLAQLLTGSDVWDHALFQAYFERRVARVRPVVEASVQIGQWQLDGVRDADVPGVMGRTMAMLRQLP
- a CDS encoding cyclase family protein, which codes for MNPDRHDPEGSIARTAKAVSNWGRWGEDDVLGTLNFLDEAKRREGAALVRRGVSFSLSQAFDINGPQKGWRRRTNPVHTMLDTGTDAALGNQGLPHGIGGADDVIAMPLQCSTQWDGLGHIFDHGKAWNGRAAEKVVTSDGDRVTGVEHMAPHVAGRGVLLDVGRVLGADGELPDGFAITGEQLTATAEAQGVRVGRGDIALVRTGQLARVRRDGWGDYAGGPAPGLSFTAAGWLHGCEIAAIATDTWGFEVRPSEFEHAFQPLHQVAIPHIGLLIGEMWDLDALADDCATDGVYEFWLTAAPLPITGAVGSPVNPLAVK